The genome window GACCACCGTGGGCTACGGTGAATCCCGCCCCCTGGCCAAGAACGACAACGCGGCCAACAAGCAGATGAACCGCCGCGTGGAGGTCCGCCTGGCAGAATAGGAATCATTCTTGACAAGAAACATTCGGGCCCGCAGTATGTACCGGGCCTGACGCGGGAGCAGGATCACGATCCTGCTCCCTTTTTTCGGCTTTGAGACCGCCGGCTTTTGTGGTACCCCAAAGACCTCACATATCAAACGAGGACTGTATCAATGATAGGAATTTCCAAACTATATTGCGGCGCAGTGGAACCGTCGGACGCACTCCGCTACGGCCGCGAGTCCGGGAAGCTCCCTTCCCATCTCCTGCAATTCTCCAAGGACAAGAAGCCCGTGGTGGTCTGGAACATGACCCAGCGGTGCAACCTGAAATGTGTGCACTGCTACGCCCACGCGGTGGACCCCAGCGACCACAAGGACCCCATCGGCACGGACAAGGCCAAGGAGATCATTGACGATCTGGCCCAGTTCGGCGCTCCGGTCATGCTCTTTTCCGGCGGCGAACCCCTGGTGCGCGAGGACCTGACCGAACTGGCCAAATACGCCACGGGCAAGGGCATGCGCGCTGTCATCTCCACCAACGGAACCCTGATTACCAAGCGCAAGGCCGCCGAGCTCAAGGAAGTGGGCCTGTCCTACGTGGGAATTTCCCTGGACGGCGCCGAAGCGGTGCACGACAAGTTCCGCGGCGTTCCCGGTGCCTACAAGCAGGCGCTCAAGGGCGTGGAGAACTGTATGGCCGAAGGCCTCAAGGTGGGCCTTCGCTTTACCATCAACAAGCGCAACGCAGGCGAAATTCCGCACCTCTTCGACCTGCTCGAGGCAATGGAAGTTCCCCGCATCTGTTTCTACCACCTGGTCTACTCTGGACGCGGTTCCGAGCTGATCAAGGAAGACCTGAACCACCAGGAAACCCGGGAAACCGTGGACCTGATCATGGACCGCACCCGCGCGCTCTTCGACAAGGGCAAGCCCAAGGAAGTGCTCACCGTGGACAACCACGCGGACGGCCCCTACGTCTACTACCGCATGCTCAAGGAAGACCCGGTCCGCGCCGAGCAGGTCAAGGAGCTGCTGCAGTGGAACGAGGGCAACTCGTCCGGGCGCGGCATCGGCTGCATCTCCTGGGACGGCCAGGTTCACGCGGACCAGTTCATGCGCCACATCACCTTCGGCAATGTGCTGGAACGCCCGTTCTCCGAAATCTGGACCGACGAAAGCATCGAGTTGCTGCACAAGATGAAGGACAAGCGCCCCCACGTGAAGGGCCGCTGCGCCAAGTGCCGCTTCCTGAACATCTGCGGCGGCAACTTCCGCGCCCGCGCCGAGGCCTACCACGGCGATTTCTGGGCCGAAGACCCGGCCTGCTACCTGACGGACGAGGAAATCACCGGCGAACCGCTGTAGCCGAAAGACAGACATCAACGGGCCGCTCAAGCGGCCCTTTTCGGAGTTCCTATGCCATTGCTGGATTTTCACAGAGGAAGACGACTGAGGACATCTCCGGCCCTGCGTGAAATGGTCAGGGAAAACGAAGTCAGGCCCCAGGACCTGGTCATGTGCTATTTCGTGGCCGAGACTGAAGACCCGGATTTCAGGAAACCCATCAGTTCCATGCCCGGCCAGTACCAGCTTTCCCTGGACCAGCTGGAGAGGCAGGTGGCCGGGGCCGTGAAAAACGGCCTGCGCAGCTGCCTCCTTTTCGGCATCCCTGCCGAAAAGGACGAAGTGGGCTCCCAGGCCTATGCCGAGGACGGCATCGTCCAGCAGGCCATCCGCAGGCTCAAGACCAATTGGCCCGAACTCATCGTCATCGCGGACACCTGCCTGTGCGAATACACCTCCCACGGGCACTGCGGCATCGTCTCCTCCAAGGGCGAGATCAAAAACGACCCAACCCTGGACCTGCTGGCCCGCGCGGCCGTGGCCCAGGCAAAGGCGGGCGCGGACATCATCGCCCCCTCGGACATGATGGACGGCCGCGTCGCCGCCATCCGCGCGGCCCTGGACGAGGCGGGCTTCATCAACACGCCCATCATGTCCTATTCCGTGAAGTACGCCTCCGGCTTTTACGGCCCGTTCCGCGAGGCGGCCGAAGGCGCACCCAAGTTCGGGGACCGCACCACCTACCAGATGGACCCGGCCAACGGTCGGGAAGGCCTGCGCGAAGCGGCAGCCGACCTGGACGAGGGCGCGGACATCATCATGGTCAAGCCGGGCATGCCCTACCTGGATATGGTCCGCATGCTGCGCGACAACTTCGACGCGCCCGTGGCCGCCTACCAGGTCAGCGGCGAGTACAGCATGATCAAGGCCGCCGCCCAGAACGGCTGGCTGGATGAAAAGACCGTGGTCATGGAGTCCCTCGTCGCCTTCAAGCGCGCGGGGGCGGACCTCATCATCAGCTACTTTACCGAAGACGTCCTCAAGACGCTGAACGGATAGAAATATGAACGGACACAAAGGCTGCCCGCCTGAAGGGCATCCCGGAGGACACCCCGGCGGAGGCCATCCGCACGGCAAGGGGCATCCCGGAGCCGACGGCCCGCCCAAGATGACGCTGGAGGATGGCAGCCCGGTCTGCCGCCTGGTGGCCTGGGAAGTGACCCGCTCCTGCAACCTGGCCTGCAAGCACTGCCGGGCCGAGGCGCACCCCGAGCCCTACGAGGGCGAGCTTTCCACCGAGCAGGCCAAGGCCCTCATCGACACCTTCCCGGACGTGGGCAGCCCCATCATCATCTTCACGGGCGGCGAGCCCATGATGCGCCACGACGTGTACGAGCTCATCGCCTATGCCAAGGGCAAGGGCCTGCGCTGCGTCATGGCCCCCAACGGGACGCTCATCGACGCGGAAAGCGCCAAGAGGATGAAGGATGCGGGCGTGGAGCGCTGCTCCATCTCCATTGACGCGCCCGAGGCGGCCCAGCACGACGAGTTCCGAGGCGAAAAGGGGGCCTTCGACGCCTCCATGCGCGGCATCCAGCACCTCAAGGACACGGGCATCGAGTTCCAGATCAACACCACGGTGACCAAGAACAACCTGCACCTGTTCAAGGACATCTTCCAGCTCTGCGAACGGATCGGGGCCTCGGCATGGCACATCTTCCTGCTCGTGCCCACGGGCCGGGCCGAGGAGCTGGGCGCGGAGGTCATTTCCGCGGACGAATACGAGAACGTGCTCAACTGGTTCTACGACTTCCGCAAGACCACCGACATGCAGCTCAAGGCCACCTGCGCACCGCATTACCACCGCATCCTGCGGCAGCGGGCCAAGGAGGAAGGCATCCCGGTGAACTTCGAGAACTTCGGCCTGGACGCCGTGAGCCGGGGCTGCCTGGGCGGCGTGGGCTTCTGTTTCATTTCCCACCGGGGCCAGGTGCAGCCCTGCGGCTACCTGGAACTGGACTGCGGCAACGTGCTGGAAACCCCGTTCCCGGAGATCTGGAGAAAATCCCAACATTTTCTCAACCTTCGCAACCCCAAGGTATACGAAGGCAAATGCGGGCACTGCGAATACGAACGCGTGTGCGGCGGCTGCCGGGCTCGCGCTGCGACCATGAACGGCCACTACCTCCGGGAAGAGCCGCTGTGTTCCTACCAACCCAAGAAAAAACCGCGCGACTAGCCATGGACAGTTACGACAAACAGATCCTGGACATCATCCAGTCCGGCTTTCCCATCGCCCCGCACCCCTATGACGTGGTGGGCGAACAGGTGGGGCTGACCGGGGCCGAAGTGCTGGCCCGGGTGCGCGCCCTCAAGCAGCAAGGCGTGATCCGCCGCATGGGCGCCAACTTCCAGTCCCACAAGCTGGGCTGGCAGTCGACCCTGTGCGCGGCCAGCGTGCCCGAGGACAGGGTCGACGAGTTCGTGGCCGAAGTAAACCGCCACGACGGCGTGACCCACAACTACCTGCGCGAAAACGAATTCAACATCTGGTTCACCATGATCGCCCCGGACATGGACACGGTCGAGGCCACCCTGGCCGAGATCACGGCAAACACCGGCATCAAGGTCCTCAACCTTCCCGCCAGCCGCCTGTTCAAGATCAAGGTGGACTTCAAGATGGACCGATAGGTAACCGCCATGGGCAAGCTCCTGAAAGGCCTCCTGTTCGGAACCGCTGCCGCCGCCATCGACGTGGCTCCCATGCTGGCCATGGGGCTGGGATGGCACGAGTGCGCCTCCGCGTTCCTGCACTGGGTGGGCCTGGGAGTCATCATCGCCTACCTGCGCATGCCGCTCCCGGGCTGGCTTGCCGGGGCCGTGGCCGGGCTGCTCACCGGAGTCCCGGTGGTGCTGCTTGTCCTCAAGACCGATCCAACTTCCGTCATGCCCGTCAGCATCGCCTCTGTAGTTCTCGGAGCCGGGCTCGGGTTCATGACCCGGAAATTCATAACCGAAAAGGAGTCGTCATGATCCTTTCCCCTTCCATGCTCTCCTCGGACTTCGCCAACATGGAGACCGAGCTCCAGGCCCTGGAGGCCGCGGGCCTCGAATGGGTCCATCTGGACGTCATGGACGGGCGCTTCGTGCCCAACATCACCTTTGGCCCGCCCATCATCAAGGCCATGCGCAAGAAGTCGAACCTGTTCTTCGACTGCCACCTGATGATCGAGGAACCGGGCCGCTACATCCAGGAATTCGCGGATGCGGGTTCGGACCTCATCTGCGTGCACGCCGAGGCCTGCACCCACCTGGAACGCGTCTGCGCCCAGATTGCGGACGCCGGCTGCAAGCCCGCCGTGGCGCTCAACCCGCACACCCCGCTGGAGCTGATCAAATACCTCATCCCACAGCTGCACATGGTGCTGCTCATGTCCGTGAACCCGGGCTTCGGCGGCCAGAAGTTCATCCCCTTCACCATGGACAAGCTGCGCGACCTGAAAGCCATGATCACGGACATGAACGCGGGAACGCTCATCCAGATCGACGGCGGCGTGACCCCGGAGAACACCCCGGACCTGGTCCGCGCCGGAGCCGACGTGCTGGTTTCCGGCTCGGCCTTTTTCGGATTCCCGCCCTACAGGGAACGCCACGAGGTGTTCCAGGCGGCCGCGAAACAGGCGTAAGCGCAGACACAGACGACTTGCGGGACGTCGCGAGTACGAGTATGTCAGGGGCCGGTATTCACACCGGCCCCTTTTTTTCGGAGAAACGCATGGCTCTCATCAGTCTTCAGGATATCAGCATCAATTTCACCGGCACCGTGCTGCTGGACAGGATCAACCTCCAGGTGGAACAGGGCGAACGCATCTGCCTGGTGGGCCGCAACGGCGAGGGAAAATCCACGCTGCTCTCGGTCATCAACGGCGACATCAAGGCCGATTCCGGCGAGGTGGCCGTCAGCCAGGGAGTGCGCATCGCCATGCTGCCCCAATCCGTGCCCACGGACCTTTCCGGCTCCACCTACGACGTGGCGGCATCGGGCCTGGGACGCATCGGCAAGCACCTGGCCGACTACCACCGCGCCAGCCGCGCCCTGGCCGAGGCCACGGGCGACACCGAGGCCCTGGTGCGCCAGCTGGAGCAGGCCCAGCACGTGCTGGACGCGGACGGGGCCTGGGAACGCCACCAGACCATCGAGATGGTGCTCTCCCACCTGAAGCTCGACGCCGACGAAGACTTCGCCACCCTGTCCGGGGGCACCCAGCGCCGCGTGCTCCTGGCGCGGGCACTGGCCTGCCAGCCGGACCTGCTGGTGCTGGACGAACCCACCAACCACCTGGACATCGACTCCATTGTCTGGCTGGAGGAATTCCTGCTGCGCCAGAACCGCACCCTGCTCTTCGTGACCCACGACAGGGCCTTTCTCCGCAAGCTGGCAACCCGCATCGTCGAGATCGACCGAGGCAGGCTGACCAGCTGGGAGTGCGACTACGAGACCTACATGCAGCGCAAGGAAGAGGCCCTGGCGGCCGAGGCCAAGCAGAACCACAATTTCGACAAGAAGCTGGCCCAGGAGGAGCAGTGGATCCGGCAAGGCATCAAGGCCCGCCGCACCCGCAACATGGGCCGTGTGCGCGAGCTGCGCGCCATGCGCGAGGAGCGCGGCCAGCGCCGCGAGCGCACGGGCAAGGCCAGCATGGTCATCCAGGAGGCGGACCGCACCGGCAAGATGGTCACCGAGGCCACGGACATCTCCTTCGGCTATGGCGGCAAGACGATCATAGGCAAGTTCAGCTGCCGCATCATGCGCGGGGACAAGATCGGCCTGGTGGGCCCCAACGGCGCGGGCAAGACCACCCTGCTCAAGCTCCTGCTCAAGGAACTGGAACCCGCCACAGGCTCGGTCCGGCACGGGGTCAACCTGGAGGTCAGCTACTTCGACCAGCACCGGGAAGTGCTCAAGGAGGACCAAAGCGCCCGGGACAACATCGCCGAGGGAGCCGACTACATCAGCATAAACGGCGGCCGCAAGCA of Salidesulfovibrio onnuriiensis contains these proteins:
- the ahbC gene encoding 12,18-didecarboxysiroheme deacetylase translates to MIGISKLYCGAVEPSDALRYGRESGKLPSHLLQFSKDKKPVVVWNMTQRCNLKCVHCYAHAVDPSDHKDPIGTDKAKEIIDDLAQFGAPVMLFSGGEPLVREDLTELAKYATGKGMRAVISTNGTLITKRKAAELKEVGLSYVGISLDGAEAVHDKFRGVPGAYKQALKGVENCMAEGLKVGLRFTINKRNAGEIPHLFDLLEAMEVPRICFYHLVYSGRGSELIKEDLNHQETRETVDLIMDRTRALFDKGKPKEVLTVDNHADGPYVYYRMLKEDPVRAEQVKELLQWNEGNSSGRGIGCISWDGQVHADQFMRHITFGNVLERPFSEIWTDESIELLHKMKDKRPHVKGRCAKCRFLNICGGNFRARAEAYHGDFWAEDPACYLTDEEITGEPL
- the hemB gene encoding porphobilinogen synthase, with product MPLLDFHRGRRLRTSPALREMVRENEVRPQDLVMCYFVAETEDPDFRKPISSMPGQYQLSLDQLERQVAGAVKNGLRSCLLFGIPAEKDEVGSQAYAEDGIVQQAIRRLKTNWPELIVIADTCLCEYTSHGHCGIVSSKGEIKNDPTLDLLARAAVAQAKAGADIIAPSDMMDGRVAAIRAALDEAGFINTPIMSYSVKYASGFYGPFREAAEGAPKFGDRTTYQMDPANGREGLREAAADLDEGADIIMVKPGMPYLDMVRMLRDNFDAPVAAYQVSGEYSMIKAAAQNGWLDEKTVVMESLVAFKRAGADLIISYFTEDVLKTLNG
- the ahbD gene encoding heme b synthase; the encoded protein is MNGHKGCPPEGHPGGHPGGGHPHGKGHPGADGPPKMTLEDGSPVCRLVAWEVTRSCNLACKHCRAEAHPEPYEGELSTEQAKALIDTFPDVGSPIIIFTGGEPMMRHDVYELIAYAKGKGLRCVMAPNGTLIDAESAKRMKDAGVERCSISIDAPEAAQHDEFRGEKGAFDASMRGIQHLKDTGIEFQINTTVTKNNLHLFKDIFQLCERIGASAWHIFLLVPTGRAEELGAEVISADEYENVLNWFYDFRKTTDMQLKATCAPHYHRILRQRAKEEGIPVNFENFGLDAVSRGCLGGVGFCFISHRGQVQPCGYLELDCGNVLETPFPEIWRKSQHFLNLRNPKVYEGKCGHCEYERVCGGCRARAATMNGHYLREEPLCSYQPKKKPRD
- the ahbA gene encoding siroheme decarboxylase subunit alpha, translated to MDSYDKQILDIIQSGFPIAPHPYDVVGEQVGLTGAEVLARVRALKQQGVIRRMGANFQSHKLGWQSTLCAASVPEDRVDEFVAEVNRHDGVTHNYLRENEFNIWFTMIAPDMDTVEATLAEITANTGIKVLNLPASRLFKIKVDFKMDR
- the rpe gene encoding ribulose-phosphate 3-epimerase, with the protein product MILSPSMLSSDFANMETELQALEAAGLEWVHLDVMDGRFVPNITFGPPIIKAMRKKSNLFFDCHLMIEEPGRYIQEFADAGSDLICVHAEACTHLERVCAQIADAGCKPAVALNPHTPLELIKYLIPQLHMVLLMSVNPGFGGQKFIPFTMDKLRDLKAMITDMNAGTLIQIDGGVTPENTPDLVRAGADVLVSGSAFFGFPPYRERHEVFQAAAKQA
- a CDS encoding ATP-binding cassette domain-containing protein; protein product: MALISLQDISINFTGTVLLDRINLQVEQGERICLVGRNGEGKSTLLSVINGDIKADSGEVAVSQGVRIAMLPQSVPTDLSGSTYDVAASGLGRIGKHLADYHRASRALAEATGDTEALVRQLEQAQHVLDADGAWERHQTIEMVLSHLKLDADEDFATLSGGTQRRVLLARALACQPDLLVLDEPTNHLDIDSIVWLEEFLLRQNRTLLFVTHDRAFLRKLATRIVEIDRGRLTSWECDYETYMQRKEEALAAEAKQNHNFDKKLAQEEQWIRQGIKARRTRNMGRVRELRAMREERGQRRERTGKASMVIQEADRTGKMVTEATDISFGYGGKTIIGKFSCRIMRGDKIGLVGPNGAGKTTLLKLLLKELEPATGSVRHGVNLEVSYFDQHREVLKEDQSARDNIAEGADYISINGGRKHVLGYLKEFLFTPDRAQLPVSVLSGGERNRLLLAKLFTRPSNVLVMDEPTNDLDVETLDLLEELLLDYSGTLLLVSHDRAFLNNVATSTIAFEGEGVVREYVGGYDDWLRQRPERKVEKAKPARREEKPKVKPGKLSYKEKYQLEQYRKELEELPARIEALETGIQEKHDALADPELYRTGGDKVSILQASLEALESELETVFARWEFIEQALEDAPAE